The sequence GGAACCCCAAAAGGCAATAAGGAATTCCCGGTCCTGGCTTCTCCTCCTCTCAGCACCCTGGTGGTAGCACTGcgggagctgctctgtgcttcccCCGGGTAACGGTGCCACTGGCAGGGCTGCAAAGAGCTGGCAGCCCCCTGGTCCCTCGGTCCACTTATTTGCGTTGTTTTGCCAGGCACAACCGCGCAGGTCCTGGTTTTACCCGCCCTGGAAAGGGAcgagcccccagcaccccaacaCTGACAGCCGAGTGCAGAGAACAGCCTGGCCAGGAAAAAGTATTCCAGCCTGTCGGAGCCAGCTGAGGGGTTTTAAAGCGAGAAAGGGTGAATATGCTGGGGGGCCAGGTACCCAAACAAGCTGTCACTGCCCGAGGCTTCTGGAGGGGATTGAGGCACGGACTCCTGAGTCTGACCACAAGAGCCTTCGTTAGTCCCAATCCCACCTTATCTGTCCTCGTCACTGTCCACGCGCAACATACCAAACCATCCCTGGTCAGTCACTACTGATCACGCTCTTTTTCTTGGCTACAGACAAGGGGTTAAGCCCTAAGCTACACCCCCCCCCGCACTCGGTGCGTTTCTGTGAGTTTCACGTTCTCAGCCAGCCGCCGAGACGCGGCACCGCGCACCCGCTGCGGCCTCGCTCCACGTCCCCTTTGCCTTCCCGGCCCGcagctcctcctttccctcccccgCAGCCTTCCAGGCCCTTCACAGGCACCGTGCCCTCCGGCGCTCGCCATCGAGCCCTCTACAGCTTCTCCCCGGCGCGGGGAAAGCCCGTCCTGCGGGACGGGGCAGGTGGTTGAGCCCCGCCCCACAcgcgcccccgcccgccccccgccacgCGCCCCGCCACGCGCCCCCCCACGCGCCCCCCGCGACTGTTGGGCTCGGCACCGTTTAAACGCGGGCGGAACCCgcagccccggcgcggccggTGCGGGGCTCCCCGGTCCCGGCCGGCCTCGGcagccccgccgctgccccagAGCCGGGGGGCGCGTCTGCAGCCCCCAGCGAACAGGCGCCGCACCCCCGGGCCGCGAAGAAGCCAAAGCCGAACTGCCGGCTCGCTGCGAGCGCGGTGCTGAGAGGGGctccgcgccccggccccggctggCCCGGGCGGACcaggtgaaggcagcagcagaaacgGCCCCGAACCCAGGGAGTGGGCAGCGGGGGGGACTCGAAGGGCTTTGCCCGAGGTGTCGCAGCCTGACATTTAGTCCTGCTAGCGGCAGGTGCGACAAACGGCCCCGCTCCGtgggctgccggggctgggctTTGGCTCTTCCCGGGGGTTTCCCTTGGTTTTGGAAAATTCTGCCTTCAGCCGAAGGCTTGCCGGGCAGCACCAGCCcgccggggtgggggtgggtgacACCGGGGCGCGGGGCTCTGAGGGCATCTCCCCGAGCTCTGGGGCTGCCGAAGCACCCCGGGGGAGGCGCTGCGGCTCTGGTGCGCAGCACCCCGGGGTGGGTCTCGCTCAGTGGTGCTGGGGGCACCCAGACCCGGTCCTGCCCGCGTGCCAGAGAGCAGCTGCGCCTCGGGGAGCCCCAACCCCCTCTCTGCTCTTATTGCAGGACCTGCCCCGcgccctccttccccttcacGTGCGCCCCGGGACTGCAAGAGCTGCCGACACACCGAGCCATGGCTGAGGGGTGGCTGAacagcctgcaggcaggcaaggACGGAGGGCACACGGGCAGCGTGGGGGACTCGCATGATCTCAACGACAGCCTGACCAGCCTCATGTGGCTGTGTGACTTCTCCATCGTTGGGATCGCCCTGGACGagtcctcctgctgccccagtgGCCCAGACCCGCACAACGGTCACAAGGTCCCCAGCTTTGCCCCACCGTGCTCACCCACGACCTCTGGCACGGCCTGCGTGGGCATGTCACACACCCCTTGCCCTGCCAGCCACCCTGTGGCCGTGCACCCGCAGCTCGCGGGGGACATTGACTACAAGACCAACCCGCACGTCAAGCCACCCTACTCCTATGCCACCCTCATCCGCATGGCAATGGAGGCCAGCAAGAAGCCCAAAATCAGCGTGTCCGACATCTACAAGTGGATCATGGACAACTTCTGCTACTTCCGACACGCTGATCCCACCTGGCAGGTAGGAAGGAGATCTGGAGACCTCTTGCCGTCTCCCTTCTCCCCGCAGGGCTACGGAGGGCTTTCCGAGGCAAGGTCCCATGGGGATGCCCAAAATCTTCCCGCTGGTTGCCAAGTCCTAGCCTGAGCGCCGTGGCTCCTGCCATCGCTGGCTGGAGTAGACGGGAGGCAAGAAAAGGGCCAGTGACTCAGGGCAGGGGTGTCTCTGCTGGGCACGCACCCGGCATGTTTGGACGTTGccatttctgcttgcttttgccCATTTCTGGTTGCCGAAAATGTGCTTTCCCACCAGTCTCCCTTGCACCCAGGTAGGTGCTGCGGCAGCACACAAGCATTCAGACggattctttttctcttttgggtCTAGAGCTCCATCCGGCACAACCTCTCCTTGAATAAGTGCTTCGTCAAGGTGCCCCGGGAGAAAGGCGAGCCGGGGAAAGGTGGCTTCTGGAAGCTGGACCCCCAACACGCCGGCCAGCTCGAGAACGGTGCCGTCAAAAAGCGGAGGACGTCCCCCGTGCAGATCCACCCGGCCTTCACCAACGGGGCCCAGCCCGGAGCACCGTttgccaccagcccagctgctccgGCTCgcacctccagcagcatcctcaCTGTCAACACCGaattgcagcagctgctgaaagagTTTGAAGAAGTCACCGGTGGCCACAACGGGAATGCGGTGGACGGCAAGGCAGGGCACAAGCGCAGGCACAGCTCGCCCAAGAGAACAGCCAAGGTGCCTCGGCTTTCCAGCTCGGCCTTGCTGACTCAGGAAGAGCAGACCGAGCTGGGGTCGCTGGAAGGTGACTTTGACTGGGAAGCCATTTTCAACACCAGCCTGGACGGAGACTTCTCTGCTTTGGGGGACCTGGACCTCATGCCTGCCATCAGCCCCGTAACACACAACCTGGACCTGGCGGTGCACGGGGACCACGTCGACTGTCcccagggccaggagcaggTCCTCACTGAGTCCAACAAGAACATCCTGGACTTGGACGAAACCTTCATGGCCACTTCTTTCCTGCAGCACGCCTGGGATGAAGGGACAAATGATTACCTCTCCAACTGTGCCAACATGGAGCAGTGGTTTGACCTCAACGATGCCTCTCTACTAGCAGATGAGCATGGGCCAGGCTGAGAACCATCACGTTCAGTGCATGAAAGCATGCACTGGGGCTGGGACGCTGCCCTCCCCCGGTGGGATGCTTTGCCATGGGATGCCACCACATGGCTGGGGATGGTGTCCCtggggccggggcaggagggCCATGTCCctgggggggctttgggggtcGGCGTAGATGTTTATATCTGTATTGACAAtgcttctttttggttttgttggctttctcttggttttgttaTGTTGTCTTGTTTTGGGGACTCTATAGGGATGCTGTAGGATTGCAGAGATACGTGTTCAATTTCACCTTTTTCATGTAAAGtattgtaaatattaaaaaaaaaaaaaaaaacaaaccctgaagaAAACTCCTTTTTGCCTCCTTGTTTCCTTCCAGCAGCGCCTGGCTCCGTCTGACCCTCCCGACCTGGAGGTAGGGGACATCTCACC comes from Falco naumanni isolate bFalNau1 chromosome 1, bFalNau1.pat, whole genome shotgun sequence and encodes:
- the LOC121086487 gene encoding forkhead box protein J1-like, coding for MAEGWLNSLQAGKDGGHTGSVGDSHDLNDSLTSLMWLCDFSIVGIALDESSCCPSGPDPHNGHKVPSFAPPCSPTTSGTACVGMSHTPCPASHPVAVHPQLAGDIDYKTNPHVKPPYSYATLIRMAMEASKKPKISVSDIYKWIMDNFCYFRHADPTWQSSIRHNLSLNKCFVKVPREKGEPGKGGFWKLDPQHAGQLENGAVKKRRTSPVQIHPAFTNGAQPGAPFATSPAAPARTSSSILTVNTELQQLLKEFEEVTGGHNGNAVDGKAGHKRRHSSPKRTAKVPRLSSSALLTQEEQTELGSLEGDFDWEAIFNTSLDGDFSALGDLDLMPAISPVTHNLDLAVHGDHVDCPQGQEQVLTESNKNILDLDETFMATSFLQHAWDEGTNDYLSNCANMEQWFDLNDASLLADEHGPG